From Acidobacteriota bacterium:
TCGGACGTGTCGCCGCCTGGTTGTGCCGCGTGCCAATCGTCGTGCACACCTACCACGGCCACGTCCTGCACGGGTACTTCTCGCCGGCGCGCACCCGCGTCTTCGCCGGGATCGAGCGAGCCCTGGCACGTGTGTCCGACGCGCTCGTCACCGTGAGCCCCAAGGTGCGCGACGAACTGGTGGCGTTCGGCGTCGGCAGGGCAGAGCAGTACCACGTCGTGCCGCTCGGCTTCGACCTCGATCGCTTCACGCACGCCGACGCGAAACGCGGCGAGCTGCGGGCCGAGCTCGGCATCGACGCCTTCGCCCTGCTCGTGGGCATCGTCGCCCGCCTCGTGCCCATCAAGCATCACGAGCTCTTTCTCGAGGCGGCTGCCATCGTGCGGGAGCGGAGGCCCGACACCCACTTCGTGGTCGTCGGCGACGGCGAGTGCCGTGCGGACCTGGAGAGGCTGGCCGAGCGGCTGGGCCTCGGTGGGCACGTCCACTTCCTCGGGTGGCGCGCCGACCTCGACCGCATCTACGCCGACCTGGATCTCGTTGCGCTGACGTCGAAGAACGAGGGGTCGCCGGTGGCCCTGATCGAGGCCATGGCCGCAGGGCGAGCTGTCGTCGCGACCGACGTCGGTGGCGTTGCCGATGTGGTGGCCGACGGTGAGACCGGTCGCCTGGTGCCCGCGCCGCCGGCCGGCACGGCGACGCTGTTCGCCGATGCGCTGCTGTCGCTGGCGGAGGCGCCGGCGCTCAGGGAGTCGTTCGGGCGCGAAGGACGCCGTGGGGTGCTCGCCCGCTACGGGGCGTCACGCCTCGTGCGCGACATCGAGGCGCTCTACGAGACCCTGGTGGCCGCCCACCCGCGCCTGCGGGGAGTCGTTCGTCTGTAGCGCCAGCATCTCGTAGCGCCGGGGCCTCAGCCTCGGCGGGTCGCGAGGGCTGAAGCCCCTCGCGCTACGGAAGGAGAAAGCCCCTGCCGCTGCGGAAGAAGGCCGCCAGCCGCCGGTCACGAGCCGCCAGCCGGATAGAGATTGACCCACCGTTCAGCTGACGCCAGCCCGGGTTCCGCATACGATTGGAAGGCGCATGGTCGTAGTCGCCGTCTCGGGTGTCGTCGCATTCGTGCTCTCGATCGCCTTCACGCTGGTCGTCAAGCGACTCGCGTTGCAGGCCGGCATCGTCGCGACCCCCAAGGCCGATCGGTGGCACCGGGGCGCCATCCCGCTGCTCGGCGGCGGCGCCATCTTCCTCGCCGTCGTCCTCACCGCACTCGCGATGCCCGGGCACGCCGCGGGCCTGTGGGTCCTCCTCGCCGGCGCGAGCGCGCTCTTCTTCGTCGGTCTCGCCGACGACCTCCGGCCGCTCAAGCCGCAGACGAAGCTCATCGCCCAGATTCTGGTCGCGGCCGGGCTTGCGGCAGCGGGCCTGCAGCTCCATCTGACGGGCAACGCGGTCCTCGACGTGCTGCTGACGATGTTCTGGTTCGTCGCGATCACGAACGCCTTCAACCTGCTCGACAACATGGACGGGCTCGCCGCAGGTATTGCCGCCATCACCGCGGGGTTCCGCCTCGGCTTCCTCCTGCTCGATGGCAACTACGAGGGCGCGGCCATCGCTGCCGCCGTGACCGGGGCCGCGCTCGGTTTCCTCTGCTTCAACTTCAACCCCGCGTCGATCTTCATGGGCGACGCGGGCAGCCTGTTCCTCGGCATGATGGTGGCCGGACTCAGCCTCGTCGGCGGGTGGCCCTACTCGAAGGGCACGCTCTCGGTCCTGCTCTTCCCGGTGCTGATCCTCCTCGTGCCGATCTTCGACACGGCCTTCGTCACCATCGCGCGCACGGTAGCCGGACGGTCCATCTCGATCGGCGGCCGCGACCACACGTCGCACCGGCTCGTCGCGCTGGGGCTGTCGGAGCGCGAGGCGGTGCTGCTGCTGTACCTGGTGGCGCTGGTGTCGGGAGCCGTGGCGTTCTTCGCCTACCGCTACGGGTTGTCGTACACCGTCGTGCTCATCGTGTTCCTCGGGATTGCGCTGGGCCTGCTCGGGGTCTTCCTGGGGCGCCTCAAGGTGTACGCGGAGAACGAGGCCACGCTCGACGAGGGCGCGCGGTTCGTCAGCCTCGTCGCCGACTTTCCGTACAAGCGCCAGATCGCCACCGTCTGTCTCGACGTCGTGCTCATCGTCACGGCCTACTACACCGCGTACCTGCTGCGATTCGAGGGCGACCTGGCGCTCGAGCGGCCGCTCTTCATCGAGTCGCTGCCGGTCGTGATTGGCAGCCAGCTCTTTGCGTTCGCGCTCTTCCGCGTCTACCAGGGCGTCTGGCGGTACACGAGCCTCAGCGACCTGTTCCGGCTCGGCCAGGCGGTCTCGGTGGGGTCGACGATCGCCGTGCTGCTCGTCCTGTTCATCTGGCGGTTCGAGGGCTACTCGCGCACCATCTTCGTGCTCGACTGGCTGCTGCTCTTCTCGTTCGTGGCCGGGAGCCGCCTGTCGTTCCGGGCGCTCGGCGAGCTGGTCCGCCCCGGCACCGACCACACCGAGCGCGTGCTCATCTACGGCGCGGGCGACGGCGGCCTGATGGTCGCGCGCGAGTTCGCGAACAACCGGGCGCTCGGCGGTCGCGTGGTGGCCTTTCTCGACGACGACCGCGGCAAGCACAACGCGACGATTCTCGGCGTACCCGTTGCCGGTGGCTTCGACCGGCTGGCCGAGATCATCGACCAGCGGCGCGTGGCGCGCGTGGTCATCTCCTCGTCCCGGGTCGGACCCGAGCGCGAGCAGGAGATCAGGCGGGTGTGCGACGAGCGCGAGGTGCGCGTGAGCCGGGCGGTGCTGTCGCTGGAGTAGGCTGCTGACAGGCTGCAGGCTGCAGGCGACACGCGACGGGCTACGGGCTGCCGGCCACCGGCGGGCGACAGCCTGTCGTACAGGCCATGGGCTGCGACACGGCCACGGCAACGCGACACGGCGGCGCTGTCTCGCCGTGCGCGCGAATCACTGGTTCTGGCGTGTTGTCGAGAGAATTGTTTTACTCACTGTGCTGAGTAACAATACTCATCGTGTTGAGTAATTCAGAAAGTGGCGGCTTCGCCCGGCGACAGGCTGGTGTCCTCGATGCCCGGCTGCGCGAGCCTCGACGTTTCATCCAGGTCGTCGGCGGCCCGCGGCAGGTTGGCAAGACGACCCTCGTCTTGCAGGTGCTCGGCCCTTGGGGTCAGCGGGCCCGCTACGCGTCGGCCGACGAGCCGGCCCTGCGTGACCGTGCCTGGCTCACCGCGCAATGGGAGGGCGCCCGTGCCGCCGCGCGGCAGCCTGGCCATCCGGGTGCGGTGCTCGCCATCGACGAGATTCAGAAGATCTCGGGCTGGTCCGAGACGGTGAAGGCGCTGTGGGACGAAGACACCCGCACCGGCGTGCCACTCCAGGTGGTCCTCCTCGGGTCGTCGCCCCTGCTCGTGCAGCGCGGACTCGGCGACAGCCTCGCCGGCCGCTTCGAGGCGATCGCGCTCGGTCACTGGCGCCTTGCGGAGATGCGCGAGGCCTTCGGGTTCT
This genomic window contains:
- a CDS encoding glycosyltransferase family 4 protein codes for the protein MPQRLRVLRVIARLNVGGPAIHATLLNERLDPARFESTLVAGSEAAGEASYLDLHGRTLRSLVTIPDLGRELSGVRDVSALRQVIAVIRQTRPHIVHTHTAKAGALGRVAAWLCRVPIVVHTYHGHVLHGYFSPARTRVFAGIERALARVSDALVTVSPKVRDELVAFGVGRAEQYHVVPLGFDLDRFTHADAKRGELRAELGIDAFALLVGIVARLVPIKHHELFLEAAAIVRERRPDTHFVVVGDGECRADLERLAERLGLGGHVHFLGWRADLDRIYADLDLVALTSKNEGSPVALIEAMAAGRAVVATDVGGVADVVADGETGRLVPAPPAGTATLFADALLSLAEAPALRESFGREGRRGVLARYGASRLVRDIEALYETLVAAHPRLRGVVRL